The window gagagaactgatttgtcctgttttgttttccttatagTTTGTATCAGCaatgtccaattgatattgacccccagCAACTTCTAATGCACTCTAAAGAGATATAAagatcaagacccttcatggctggtAACACATGAAACTTtgtccccaagcccctccccaccacttccctcatccaacccctggcactcctatggatcaggaatggtgttgccagcaggaccagggcagtgattcttcccctgtgctcagcacttgttgggcagcacctcgagtgctgtgtccagttctgggccccccagtttaggaaggccatggaggggctggagcatgtccagagaagggcaacaaggctggggaggtgtctggagcacaagtcctgtgaggagtggctgagggagctggggttgtttatcctggggaagaggaggctcaggggagacctcatcactctctacaactccctgacaggagggtgcagccaggtgggggtcggactcttctcccagggaacagtgacaggacaaaacacacagccttcagctgcaccaggggatgtttaggctggacattaggaaatattctacacacaaagggtgattgggcattggaatgggctgcccagggaggtaggggagtcaccatccctggaggtgtttaaggaaagactggatgtggcattcagtgccatggtctgggtgacaaggtggtgttgggtcccaggatggacttgatgctctccaaaatcttttccagcctggctgattctctgatgattgtgacactgcagggccttggggaagcaaggggccattgtgacactgcatggcctggtggcactaagagaACCATAGTGACACTGTGaacgacatggcagcacagagccaaggggccatggtgacactgtggggctttgtggaaccaaggggccattgtgccactgtggaaccaaggggccattgtgccactgtggaaccaaggagagccttgggagagcctggggacaatggaatcaaggggccattgctcCATTGCAAGGACTCTTGGAACTGAAGGAACAgttgtgacactgtggtgccccatggaaccaagggtccctggtgacactgcaggatcttgtgtcaccagggctccattgtgacactgcagtaTCAAGGAATTCATTGTGGCACTCTGAGGCCtcctggaaccacagaggccactgtgaccctgcagggccttttggaaccatgcagagcattgtgacagagcaggacctggtgtcatgatggggccattgtgacactgcagggacccatggaaccaaggggacagtgctgcccctcagggactcctggaatgaaggaaacatgtttgacaccgtGGTGGCCCTTGGAACCAAGAGgacattgtgacattgtggaaccaaggagagcattgctgcactgccagacctcatggaaccaaggatcgattgtgacactgcagggccttgggggaccaaggatccattgtgacactgcagggcccaaggatccaagggactttgtgacaccaagggatcccaaagggacattgtgacactgggaggcctcatggagtcatggagaccattgggacacttTAGGGTATCAAGCAACCATGGTAACACCGAGTTGtctgggagtgttgatctgctggagggtaggagtgctctgcacagggcccgggacaggctggatccagggcccaaatccagcaaggtgaggtttaacaagtcccagtgccaggtcctgcactttggccacaacgacccctgcagcactacaggctggggacagagtggctggagagcagccaggcagaaagggacctgcagggactgatggacagcaggctggacatgaggcagcagtgtgcccaggtggccaagaaggccaatggctcctggcctggatcaggaatggtgtggccagcaggagcagggcagggattcttcccctgtgctcagcactgcttgggcagcacctcgagtgctgtgtccagttcctGGCCCccagtttaggaaggacatggaggggctggagtgtgtccagagaagggcaacaaggctggggaggggtctggagcacaagtcctgtgaggaggggctgagggagctggggttgtttatcctggagaagaggagactcaggggagacaaggcagtgtcaggccaaaggttggacttgatgatctctaTGGCCTGTTGCacccttgctgattctgggattctctgaaagcacccttggagcagttgcaggatgagccctgggcctcctcttcagaagctccagcagcccaggtccctcagcttctcctggcagccccaaagcccatcctgtcagtcctgcagagcctctgcagctcctcctcattgcccagaacagggagccccagagccagacccagcagcccagatgtgcccccctggcctggggttcctctggcaagggagcagcagcaggcactgcaggagcctgcagacaattcctgcagcacttgtaggatgatcctgctccCCAAGGGATGTTCCCATGGGGccagtcaggaactgcaatggggagtggggccagagaggaaagggtaAACAgcgatgggctgtttgcagggcagggaaaagggctGGGCATTGGGTAGAAATTTCTACCAGGAAgtgtaaagaaagcaaaggtgaagcagaggaaatgctcagggcagtttgggggtggctgccaggcagccctggctctgagcaacaacatctgcagtggcacaggaaactcccagctgatgggaacaaactttctggctgagtgcagaggccaggacaaagctgagtagTTTCCCTagtgtcccccaggccttgctggccccagggtctgatggcatttgtgctccctcaggttcatgtccccacagcaacagcatgggggtgctggccctgctgtgtgcaatgcaaacaggggctgctgaggcagtgctgccgtgtctgtgcctgcaaggatggggaacctgtgtgagctgggggagaggccagggctgcagaggggggatgttgttggcagctgcatgaggacgctctgggacgctgccctgggctgtgcagcgcactgggcatggatcagcccctgctctgctgctccttcccgtctgccccagggcccttgcagagccccagccatgctgtttgcccccagcctgcccacggccagcctggggctgctgacgggggtttctgtgctgagcattggcctggccgtgttcttgagagagcctgggcaaggagcctggagcccccagggcctggcctgaggcgtcagcgctgccccagcagtgcccatggcctgtccctgctgcagccccagcactgccacccccagggctgtgcccggccccgagagcactcaggccctgcagcaacaccagggccaccagggcagcggggcagggccacggcagcagcactggcaacaccaagtgctgctgctgctgctgctgctgggcacagctgctgggccagcactgatctgccccagctctgcacacagacattgctgctgcagctccagagaaggcaacacaagggcatctctgcagaaaactctgctgggacatcctttagttcctttaaagccaccaagagcgcagcccctcactgacacagtctgtggccacagggaaggaggagagaaacaaaatgagaaattgcACAAGGAATGGCTTTTCTTCTTtgacaatatgaaaaaagaaaaacaaaggaaaagtgaaagaaaaaacaaaggaaatgaaaccacggagaaaaataaaagatgagttttattacaagtgatttgcaaaCACTGGCCACCAGTTTAATACTTccgaaaccatccagtcatcagccTCCACACttcagccttgagctcctggttcctcaggctgtagatgagggggttcaagGCTGGAGGCatcactgagtacagaactgacacaaCCAGATCCAGCGATGGACTGGAGATGGAGTGGGGCTTCAGGTTAGCATAGgtgccagtgctgaggaacacagagagcacggccaggtgagggaggcaggtggaaaaggctttgtgccgtccctgctcagaggggatcctcagcacagccctgaagattcgtacataggagaaaacaataaacacaaaacaaccaaaaaccagaaaaacactaCCCAGAAGAGGACCAAGTTCCCTAATGTAGGAatttgagcaggagagcttgagaatctgtgggatttcacagaagaactggcccaggacATTGCCATGGCAAagaggcagggaaaatgtattggccgtgtgcagcagGGAATaaagaaaggcactggcccaggcagctgctgccatgtgggcacaagctctgctgcccaggagggtcccgtagtgcaggggtttgcagatggacacgtagcggtcgtagcacatgatggtcaggagggaaaactctgctgagaggaagaagagaaagaaaaagagctgagctgcacatccagtgtaggagatgctcctggtgtcccagagggaattgtgcatggctttggggacagtggtgcagatggagcccaggtcagcgagggccaggttgagcaggaagaagaacatgggcgtgtgcaggtggtggccgcaggctacggcgctgatgatgaggccgttgcccaggagggcagccagggagatgcccagcaagaggcagaagtgcaggagctgcagctgccgcgtgtctgccaatgccagcaggaggaagtgcctgatggagctgctgttcgacatttgctgctgcttcagcatggggatctgtaagaaaagtaatcatggaatagttgggtttggagaggacttgaaatatcccagcacagcctgggggcactttccccccactgcctgcccagggctctgctgcctggagctgtccctgccagcagctgcttccctgtgcccagggctgggccctgccagtgctgccagagcccagcccagccctgggggctcagctctgccctgcagagccctcccagctaaggcagagcccaggggcagctctggctctgcaggctctgatggaaACCTTgaagaggctggaaaagcaacactgatgctaCCTCTAATGGGCCCTGTGCTGTTTTCTTTAACTGCCCTGTTTAGTaagatatgagaaaaaaatttttctttttctgaaccTGAACTGAGTGATTATTATATATGTGCCATTTTGCATCCaggcaacccagagcagtagattaaaaaagcatGATTTTCCCTTtcatgcagcc of the Agelaius phoeniceus isolate bAgePho1 chromosome W unlocalized genomic scaffold, bAgePho1.hap1 SUPER_W_unloc_2, whole genome shotgun sequence genome contains:
- the LOC143692605 gene encoding olfactory receptor 14A16-like — protein: MSNSSSIRHFLLLALADTRQLQLLHFCLLLGISLAALLGNGLIISAVACGHHLHTPMFFFLLNLALADLGSICTTVPKAMHNSLWDTRSISYTGCAAQLFFFLFFLSAEFSLLTIMCYDRYVSICKPLHYGTLLGSRACAHMAAAAWASAFLYSLLHTANTFSLPLCHGNVLGQFFCEIPQILKLSCSNSYIRELGPLLGSVFLVFGCFVFIVFSYVRIFRAVLRIPSEQGRHKAFSTCLPHLAVLSVFLSTGTYANLKPHSISSPSLDLVVSVLYSVMPPALNPLIYSLRNQELKAEVWRLMTGWFRKY